A window from Candidatus Eremiobacterota bacterium encodes these proteins:
- a CDS encoding DUF1501 domain-containing protein has translation MKRSGFLLGAVSGLAVVANNDTIFSQALAQTALPGLPGGNDRVLVVINFQGGNDGLNTVVPYGMQDYYRYRPSLGIAPNDVLRIDDVVGLNPVLAPFKKMYDAGNVAIVQGVGYPDPDHSHFRSTEIWQTAQPKGYESTGWLGRYLDEAQLPKSNLFNAVAISNVLPELLISKTTDVPAVDALRGYGLASDKRSGNREAFHEFVSDKTVPFRSPFLAQVAEIEDHAQRGAEELPKLVAGYQPQATYPATPLGRSLALAAQIVGSKLGTRVLYLQHGSFDTHVTQKQTQERLLADFANAISAFYQDLAAHGNDKRVLTMTFSEFGRRVGENASRGTDHGEAAPVFLIGGGVKGGLYGQHPDLGRLNMGNLAFSTDFRNVYATVLERWLGRPSGPIVGSNFTMLPLLT, from the coding sequence ATGAAACGCAGCGGATTTCTTCTCGGAGCGGTCTCCGGGCTCGCGGTCGTCGCCAACAACGACACGATCTTCTCGCAGGCGCTCGCGCAGACGGCGCTTCCCGGTCTGCCGGGCGGCAACGACCGCGTGCTGGTGGTGATCAACTTCCAAGGCGGCAACGACGGGCTGAACACGGTCGTGCCGTACGGCATGCAGGACTACTATCGCTACCGCCCGTCGCTCGGGATCGCCCCGAACGACGTGCTGCGGATCGACGACGTCGTCGGGCTCAACCCGGTGCTCGCGCCGTTCAAGAAGATGTACGACGCCGGGAACGTAGCGATCGTGCAGGGCGTCGGCTATCCCGACCCCGACCACTCGCACTTCCGCTCGACCGAGATCTGGCAGACCGCGCAGCCGAAAGGCTACGAGTCGACCGGCTGGCTCGGGCGTTACCTCGACGAGGCGCAGCTCCCGAAGAGCAACCTGTTCAACGCGGTCGCGATCAGCAACGTCCTGCCCGAGCTGCTGATCTCGAAGACGACCGACGTCCCGGCGGTCGACGCGCTGCGCGGCTACGGCCTCGCCAGCGACAAGCGCAGCGGCAACCGCGAGGCGTTCCACGAGTTCGTCAGCGACAAGACGGTCCCGTTCCGCTCGCCGTTCCTCGCGCAGGTCGCGGAGATCGAAGACCACGCGCAACGCGGCGCGGAAGAGCTGCCGAAGCTCGTCGCCGGCTACCAACCGCAGGCGACGTATCCGGCGACCCCGCTCGGCCGCAGCTTGGCGCTCGCGGCGCAGATCGTCGGCTCGAAGCTCGGCACGCGCGTGCTCTACCTGCAGCACGGCTCGTTCGACACCCACGTCACCCAGAAGCAGACGCAAGAGCGATTGCTCGCCGACTTCGCGAACGCGATCAGCGCGTTCTACCAAGACCTCGCGGCGCACGGCAACGACAAGCGCGTCCTCACCATGACGTTCAGCGAGTTCGGCCGCCGCGTCGGAGAGAACGCCAGCCGCGGCACCGACCACGGCGAAGCCGCACCCGTCTTCCTCATCGGCGGCGGCGTCAAAGGCGGCCTCTACGGCCAGCACCCCGATCTGGGCCGCCTCAACATGGGCAATCTCGCGTTCTCGACCGACTTCCGCAACGTCTACGCGACGGTGCTGGAGCGCTGGCTGGGTCGTCCGTCAGGCCCGATCGTCGGCTCGAACTTCACGATGCTCCCGCTGTTGACGTAA
- a CDS encoding NADPH:quinone oxidoreductase family protein codes for MRAIVCRAYGPPKDLVVADAPEPKPGPGQVLIDVHAAGVNFPDVLLVQGLYQVKPPLPFSPGVEVAGVVAAVGEGVSEPHVGERVAAGVMGGFAERAVASAATTIVLPERVDVVTAAGMILTYGTAYHALADRAALKPGEWLYVSGAGGGVGTAAVDLAKAFGAHVVASTSSDAKREAAKRAGADVVLDAGASDLVDAVKAASGGGVHVAIDNVGGEQFDVALRAARRDARLLVVGFAGGTIPQIPANRILLKELNVLGVYWGDWAARNPAHNRTNFNAMFELIREGKLHPHVAATYAFEDTPQAIADLMERRVVGKGVVRIHQK; via the coding sequence ATGCGAGCGATCGTGTGCCGCGCGTACGGTCCGCCGAAGGATCTCGTCGTCGCCGATGCGCCGGAGCCGAAGCCCGGCCCGGGACAAGTCCTCATTGACGTACACGCGGCGGGCGTGAACTTTCCCGACGTGCTGCTGGTACAAGGGCTCTATCAGGTGAAGCCGCCGCTGCCGTTCAGTCCCGGCGTCGAGGTGGCCGGCGTCGTGGCAGCGGTCGGTGAGGGCGTGAGCGAGCCGCACGTCGGCGAGCGCGTCGCGGCCGGCGTGATGGGCGGTTTCGCGGAGCGCGCCGTCGCGTCGGCGGCAACGACGATCGTGCTGCCGGAGCGGGTCGATGTCGTCACCGCCGCCGGCATGATTTTGACCTACGGAACCGCATACCACGCGCTCGCCGACCGCGCCGCCTTGAAGCCCGGCGAGTGGCTGTACGTGAGCGGCGCCGGCGGCGGCGTCGGAACGGCGGCGGTCGATCTTGCCAAAGCGTTCGGCGCCCACGTCGTCGCGAGTACCAGCTCGGATGCGAAGCGCGAGGCGGCGAAGCGCGCCGGCGCCGACGTCGTGCTCGACGCCGGCGCGTCGGATTTAGTCGACGCGGTGAAGGCGGCAAGCGGCGGCGGGGTGCACGTGGCGATCGACAACGTCGGCGGCGAGCAGTTCGACGTCGCGCTGCGCGCGGCGCGCCGCGACGCGCGCCTGTTGGTCGTCGGATTCGCCGGCGGCACGATCCCGCAGATCCCGGCGAACCGCATTTTACTGAAAGAGCTCAACGTGCTCGGCGTCTACTGGGGCGACTGGGCCGCGCGCAACCCCGCCCACAACCGCACGAACTTCAACGCGATGTTCGAGTTGATCCGAGAAGGCAAGCTCCACCCGCACGTCGCCGCGACCTACGCCTTCGAAGACACTCCGCAAGCGATCGCCGATCTCATGGAGCGGCGGGTCGTCGGCAAAGGGGTCGTGCGGATACATCAGAAGTAA
- a CDS encoding MaoC family dehydratase: protein MLSDETRPVGTPFTSLGDLEHAAGEWTGESAWQTVTQALIDEFARVTGDHQWIHVDPERARRDSPLGTTIAHGFLTLSLLPSMIQQCISFPTARLSLNYGFDRVRFVAPLPVGSEIRGLFTLEDVRPVEDGAQLTWRVEIEVRGAAKPALSARWLTRIGFAEPPAAGAERS, encoded by the coding sequence ATGCTCAGCGATGAGACCCGGCCGGTCGGGACCCCCTTCACCAGCCTCGGCGATCTCGAGCACGCCGCCGGTGAATGGACCGGCGAGAGCGCGTGGCAAACGGTCACGCAGGCGCTGATCGACGAGTTCGCGCGCGTGACCGGCGATCATCAGTGGATTCACGTCGATCCGGAACGCGCTCGCCGCGACTCGCCGCTCGGAACGACGATCGCGCACGGGTTTCTCACCCTGAGCCTTCTGCCGAGCATGATCCAGCAGTGCATCAGCTTCCCGACCGCGCGGCTGAGCCTCAACTACGGCTTTGACCGCGTCCGCTTCGTCGCGCCGCTTCCCGTCGGCTCGGAGATTCGCGGCCTCTTCACGCTGGAGGACGTGCGCCCGGTCGAAGACGGCGCGCAGCTTACCTGGCGCGTGGAGATCGAAGTGCGCGGCGCCGCCAAACCCGCGCTCTCGGCACGTTGGCTCACGCGGATCGGCTTCGCCGAACCACCTGCGGCCGGCGCGGAGCGGTCATGA
- a CDS encoding PDZ domain-containing protein — MRTSGGTPHAVTFLPNGNGGPLAWAPDGTRLFVVTSQRTEQGEVAQVDLIPRTPRFREDAFRRLFQEEPRPELPSRTVPTPAPTTSPRPAAPASASPSPAPARRTEIDFNGIRERVALLPTGLDVNRVVVTPDSKTVVLVASAAGENNLYTFSVDETSSEPQVAKQLTTTPGFKTDVAIAPDGKSAFYLDSGRVWSVPLGGAPGAPKPLALAAELDADFADDKRVVFAQAWSLLDRWYADPNFHGANWPAMRAEYEPYALAARTPQEFSRVVSLMIGELNSSHSGFSAPRPPTAPRFVTGRIGVDWDTATYDRTGRLRIASIVPLGPVAITGRVAAGDEVLAVDGTPVERTTDVDELLANRIGKRTELRVAPHGDAAAAHNVAVLPVDRNTEEQLRYRAWVAGRRAYVERISGGRLGYVHLYDMGQESLTRFYTDLDVQNRTKAGVVVDVRNNTGGFIDPYALDVLTRREYLTFKSRFGYDSPERTSLGQRVLDHASVLVTNEHSLSDAENFAEGYRVLHAGAIVGEATAGWIIFTSNTTLADGSALRLPSTRVIAHDGVDMELHPRPVDVRADNPPGAFERGDDPQLDAAVRELLRRTGARR; from the coding sequence GTGCGCACCTCCGGCGGAACGCCGCACGCGGTGACGTTCCTGCCGAACGGCAACGGCGGACCGCTGGCCTGGGCGCCCGACGGCACGCGGCTGTTCGTCGTCACCTCGCAGCGCACCGAACAGGGCGAAGTCGCGCAGGTCGACCTCATCCCGCGCACGCCGCGCTTCCGCGAGGACGCGTTCCGCCGCTTGTTCCAGGAAGAGCCGCGCCCCGAGCTGCCCTCCCGCACCGTGCCGACGCCGGCGCCGACCACCTCGCCGCGGCCCGCGGCACCGGCGAGCGCATCGCCGTCGCCCGCGCCGGCGCGCCGCACCGAGATCGACTTCAACGGGATCCGCGAGCGCGTCGCGCTGCTGCCGACCGGACTCGACGTCAACCGCGTCGTCGTCACGCCCGACTCGAAGACGGTGGTATTGGTCGCGAGCGCCGCCGGCGAGAACAATCTGTACACGTTCTCCGTCGACGAGACCTCGAGCGAGCCGCAGGTCGCGAAACAGCTCACCACGACGCCCGGATTCAAGACCGACGTCGCGATCGCGCCGGACGGCAAGAGCGCCTTCTACCTCGACTCCGGCCGCGTGTGGTCCGTTCCGCTCGGCGGAGCGCCGGGCGCGCCGAAACCGCTCGCGCTCGCGGCCGAGCTCGACGCCGACTTCGCCGACGACAAGCGCGTCGTGTTCGCCCAGGCGTGGTCGCTGCTCGACCGCTGGTACGCCGATCCGAACTTTCACGGCGCGAACTGGCCGGCGATGCGCGCGGAGTACGAGCCGTACGCGCTCGCCGCGCGTACGCCGCAAGAGTTCAGCCGCGTCGTCTCGCTGATGATCGGCGAGCTCAACTCCTCGCACAGCGGTTTCAGCGCGCCGCGCCCGCCGACGGCGCCGCGCTTCGTGACCGGCCGCATCGGCGTCGACTGGGACACCGCGACGTACGATCGGACGGGCCGGCTGCGAATCGCTTCGATCGTCCCGCTGGGACCGGTGGCGATCACGGGGCGCGTCGCCGCGGGCGACGAGGTGCTCGCCGTCGACGGCACGCCGGTCGAACGCACGACCGACGTCGACGAACTGCTCGCGAACCGCATCGGCAAACGCACCGAGCTGCGCGTCGCGCCGCACGGCGACGCCGCCGCGGCGCACAACGTCGCGGTGCTGCCGGTCGACCGCAACACCGAAGAGCAGCTGCGCTACCGGGCATGGGTCGCCGGGCGGCGCGCGTACGTCGAACGCATCAGCGGCGGGCGGCTCGGCTACGTGCATTTGTACGACATGGGCCAGGAATCGCTGACCAGGTTCTACACCGACCTCGACGTCCAGAACCGCACCAAAGCCGGCGTCGTCGTGGACGTGCGCAACAACACCGGCGGGTTCATCGACCCGTACGCGCTCGACGTGCTCACGCGGCGCGAGTACCTCACGTTCAAGTCGCGCTTCGGCTACGATTCGCCCGAGCGCACGTCGCTCGGCCAGCGCGTCCTCGACCATGCCTCGGTGCTGGTCACGAACGAGCACAGCCTCTCGGACGCCGAGAACTTCGCCGAAGGCTATCGCGTCCTGCACGCGGGCGCGATCGTCGGCGAGGCGACCGCCGGCTGGATCATCTTCACCAGCAACACGACGCTCGCCGACGGCTCGGCGCTGCGCTTGCCCTCGACGCGGGTGATCGCGCACGACGGCGTCGACATGGAGCTCCACCCGCGCCCGGTCGACGTGCGCGCCGACAACCCACCCGGCGCGTTCGAGCGCGGCGACGACCCGCAGCTCGACGCCGCCGTTCGCGAGCTGCTGCGCCGCACCGGAGCTCGCCGCTAG
- a CDS encoding MBL fold metallo-hydrolase produces the protein MVSLRFLGTGGARWVVAKQIRSSGGFWLQADGTNIHVDPGPGALVRALTQLPPCDPASLDAIVLSHKHLDHSGDVNAMIEAMCQGGWRPRGALCAPLDALDPAQQPVVLPYARRFVPREWVVTANGGPFEVGSVELRASLKLQHPVEAYGLHFRTPSARVSYLPCTRYFDDIIEDYKAHAPDVLVVNVLRYRDSMDVDHLTIDDARALIEGIRPGAAIMTHFGTRMLERDPKRLAHELEDATGIKTFAAYDGWVYDVA, from the coding sequence GTGGTCTCGCTGCGTTTTCTCGGCACCGGCGGCGCGCGCTGGGTCGTCGCCAAGCAGATCCGCTCGTCGGGCGGCTTCTGGCTGCAGGCCGACGGCACGAACATTCACGTCGATCCCGGACCGGGCGCCCTGGTGCGCGCGCTCACCCAGCTGCCGCCCTGCGACCCCGCCTCGCTCGACGCGATCGTTCTCTCGCACAAGCACCTCGACCACTCCGGCGACGTGAACGCGATGATCGAAGCGATGTGCCAAGGCGGCTGGCGGCCGCGCGGTGCGCTGTGCGCGCCGCTCGACGCGCTCGATCCCGCGCAGCAGCCGGTCGTCCTTCCGTACGCGCGCCGCTTCGTGCCGCGCGAGTGGGTCGTCACGGCGAACGGTGGCCCGTTCGAAGTCGGCAGCGTCGAGCTGCGCGCCTCACTGAAGCTGCAGCATCCCGTCGAAGCGTACGGCCTGCACTTCCGCACCCCGAGCGCGCGCGTCTCCTACCTCCCGTGCACGCGCTACTTCGACGACATCATCGAGGACTACAAAGCACACGCGCCCGACGTGCTGGTGGTGAACGTGCTGCGCTACCGCGACTCGATGGACGTCGACCACTTGACGATCGACGATGCGCGCGCGCTGATCGAAGGGATTCGCCCGGGCGCGGCGATCATGACGCACTTCGGCACGCGGATGCTCGAGCGCGACCCCAAGCGGCTGGCGCACGAGCTCGAAGACGCGACCGGGATCAAGACGTTCGCGGCGTACGACGGCTGGGTCTACGACGTTGCTTGA
- a CDS encoding GNAT family N-acetyltransferase: MLEIESAKPGATDAFWKAHDRDQRSELWSFRVVWHEQTHDLIAREAGETLGALRLRIAASLGHLDALYVLPAQRKRGIGRLLVARAEEISNYYNCHKVTVPVLHDGAAHKFFLACGYAIEAVIPQHTFKLDVALLRKFLL; the protein is encoded by the coding sequence TTGCTTGAGATCGAGTCGGCAAAGCCCGGCGCGACCGACGCGTTCTGGAAGGCGCACGACCGCGACCAACGCAGCGAGCTGTGGAGCTTTCGCGTCGTCTGGCACGAGCAGACGCACGACCTGATCGCGCGCGAGGCCGGCGAGACGCTCGGCGCGCTGCGGCTGCGCATCGCCGCCTCGCTCGGCCACCTCGACGCGCTCTACGTGCTGCCGGCGCAGCGCAAACGCGGGATCGGCCGGCTGCTGGTCGCGCGCGCCGAGGAGATTTCAAACTACTACAACTGCCACAAGGTCACCGTTCCGGTCTTGCACGACGGCGCCGCGCATAAGTTCTTCCTCGCCTGCGGCTACGCCATCGAGGCGGTGATCCCGCAGCACACCTTCAAGCTGGACGTCGCGCTGCTGCGCAAGTTTCTGCTGTAA
- a CDS encoding HAMP domain-containing histidine kinase produces the protein MSSLRTRIAALYAALILLVVALGAVAIDFAFRSLLIDQARLNLAQTADQIENIAREAATFPFAEETAPLTTLADRATLDRWASANQYVQIDTVRGQVLGKSSNLGGFAFPPFVPQGSDHEYDELRIGGNRPGTMLVLNRVLVDVTGRPIAIAHAGERLDIVDELIARARTILVETTLLAMIVIVVASYFIARSAIDPIERLTSEVSEIGSERLDRRLRWQRRDEVGRLADAFDAMLDRLQSAFARERQFISDASHELRTPLTVIHSNAQMLQRWGDRDPEVLKHSLAAIADESGRLAGMVSGMLTLAKAEAGDAIPKEPLVLERLVDDVVAHERERAAAKGLALDSHHPADARTIVIGDAGLLRQLVGNLVDNAIKFTDAGNVEVTLRHDDGRAVVEVADTGRGIDDLAADRLFDRFFRGDPAHARTTEGTGLGLAIVRSIARVHGGTVAARRRPGGGSVFAVSLPAEPESLTTGS, from the coding sequence ATGAGCAGCCTGCGGACGCGGATCGCGGCGCTCTACGCCGCGCTGATCCTGCTCGTCGTCGCGCTCGGCGCGGTCGCGATCGACTTCGCGTTTCGCTCGCTGCTGATCGACCAGGCCCGGCTGAACCTCGCGCAGACCGCCGACCAGATCGAGAACATCGCGCGCGAAGCCGCGACGTTTCCGTTCGCCGAAGAGACCGCGCCGCTCACCACGCTCGCCGACCGCGCGACGCTCGACCGCTGGGCGTCGGCGAACCAGTACGTGCAGATCGACACCGTGCGCGGGCAGGTCCTCGGCAAGAGCTCGAATCTCGGCGGCTTCGCGTTTCCGCCGTTCGTCCCGCAGGGGAGCGATCACGAGTACGACGAGCTGCGAATCGGGGGCAACCGGCCGGGGACGATGCTGGTGCTGAACCGCGTGCTGGTCGACGTCACGGGCCGCCCGATCGCCATCGCGCACGCCGGCGAACGGCTCGACATCGTCGACGAGCTGATCGCGCGCGCGCGCACGATCCTGGTCGAGACGACGTTGCTGGCGATGATCGTCATCGTCGTCGCGTCGTACTTCATCGCGCGCTCGGCGATCGACCCGATCGAGCGGCTCACCAGCGAGGTCTCCGAGATCGGTTCCGAACGGCTCGACCGGCGCCTGCGCTGGCAGCGGCGCGACGAGGTCGGCCGGCTCGCCGACGCGTTCGACGCGATGCTCGACCGCCTGCAGTCGGCGTTCGCGCGCGAGCGGCAGTTCATCAGCGACGCCTCGCACGAGCTGCGCACGCCGCTCACCGTCATCCACTCGAACGCGCAGATGCTGCAGCGCTGGGGCGACCGCGATCCCGAGGTGCTGAAGCATTCGCTCGCGGCGATCGCCGACGAGAGCGGCCGGCTCGCGGGGATGGTCTCCGGGATGCTCACGCTCGCGAAAGCCGAGGCCGGCGACGCGATCCCGAAAGAGCCGCTGGTCCTGGAACGGCTGGTCGACGACGTCGTCGCGCACGAGCGCGAGCGCGCCGCCGCCAAAGGGCTCGCGCTCGATTCGCACCATCCGGCGGACGCGCGCACGATCGTGATCGGCGACGCCGGGCTGCTGCGGCAGCTCGTCGGCAACCTCGTCGACAACGCGATCAAGTTCACCGACGCCGGGAACGTCGAAGTGACCCTGCGGCACGACGACGGCCGCGCCGTCGTCGAGGTCGCCGACACCGGGCGGGGGATCGACGACCTCGCGGCAGACCGCTTGTTCGACCGCTTCTTCCGCGGCGACCCGGCCCACGCGCGCACGACCGAAGGGACCGGGCTCGGGCTGGCGATCGTGCGCAGCATCGCCCGCGTCCACGGCGGCACGGTGGCGGCGCGGCGGCGGCCGGGCGGCGGCTCGGTGTTCGCGGTCAGCCTGCCGGCCGAGCCGGAATCCCTCACCACGGGTTCATGA
- a CDS encoding response regulator transcription factor, with translation MSATPAPAPPEERRKYKILLVEDDAQITRVLKLELEHEGYEVDTAADGLSGLEKALKEPDLVVLDLMLPKLDGLEVASRVRAKSRVPIIMLTAKDRIPDRVAGLDKGADDYVVKPFSIEELLARIRARLRDRDPHENVLTVKDLLMDRDRHEVTRGGTAIHLTAKEYALLEYLLLHRNKVHSRDELFNGVWGSDFLGDSNLIDVYIRYLRGKIDDPFEEKLIQTVRGVGYALKD, from the coding sequence GTGAGCGCGACGCCGGCCCCGGCCCCGCCGGAGGAACGCCGCAAGTACAAGATTCTGCTGGTCGAGGACGACGCGCAGATCACGCGCGTCCTCAAGCTCGAGCTCGAGCACGAAGGCTACGAGGTCGACACCGCCGCCGACGGCCTCTCGGGCCTCGAGAAGGCGCTCAAAGAACCCGATCTGGTCGTGCTCGACCTGATGCTGCCGAAGCTCGACGGGCTCGAAGTGGCCTCGCGCGTGCGCGCGAAATCCCGCGTCCCGATCATCATGCTGACCGCGAAGGACCGCATCCCCGACCGCGTCGCCGGGCTCGACAAAGGCGCCGACGACTACGTCGTCAAGCCGTTCTCGATCGAAGAGCTGCTGGCGCGGATCCGCGCGCGGCTGCGCGACCGCGACCCGCACGAGAACGTGCTGACGGTCAAGGACTTGCTGATGGACCGCGACCGGCACGAGGTGACGCGCGGCGGCACCGCGATCCACCTGACGGCCAAAGAGTACGCGCTGCTGGAGTACCTGCTGCTGCACCGCAACAAGGTCCACTCGCGCGACGAGCTCTTCAACGGCGTGTGGGGGAGCGATTTCCTGGGCGACTCCAACTTGATCGACGTCTACATCCGCTACCTGCGCGGCAAGATCGACGACCCGTTCGAGGAGAAGCTGATCCAGACCGTGCGCGGCGTGGGCTACGCGCTCAAAGATTAG
- a CDS encoding sigma-70 family RNA polymerase sigma factor produces the protein MGLALAVDPPLTAPVEDDQALIAATLAGRSEAFGELVSRYQRAVYHLAVRTLHDRTEAEDAAQEAFLKAYRALATFRPGAKFSTWIFTICYRACCDRLAKRKRFSGEELPDRADSAAGPELLAERSDEAERLRAAIDGLPEKYRTVITLYHLQGKQYEEIATVLNLPLGTVKTHLFRAKEQLRKALTA, from the coding sequence ATGGGACTCGCCCTCGCGGTGGACCCCCCGCTAACCGCGCCGGTCGAAGACGACCAGGCGCTGATCGCGGCCACCCTGGCCGGCCGTTCCGAGGCCTTCGGCGAGCTCGTCTCGCGCTACCAGCGCGCCGTCTACCACCTGGCCGTGCGAACGCTGCACGACCGCACCGAGGCGGAGGACGCCGCGCAGGAGGCGTTCCTGAAGGCCTACCGGGCGCTCGCGACGTTCCGGCCCGGCGCCAAGTTCTCGACCTGGATCTTCACCATCTGCTACCGGGCCTGCTGCGACCGGCTCGCCAAGCGCAAGCGCTTCTCCGGCGAGGAGCTGCCGGACCGCGCCGACTCGGCGGCCGGGCCGGAGCTGCTCGCCGAGCGCAGCGACGAGGCGGAGCGGCTGCGGGCCGCGATCGACGGCCTGCCCGAGAAGTACCGGACCGTCATCACCCTCTACCACCTGCAAGGAAAGCAATACGAAGAGATTGCAACCGTGTTAAACCTTCCGCTGGGAACGGTGAAAACACACCTCTTTCGGGCGAAAGAACAACTACGGAAGGCCCTGACCGCATGA
- a CDS encoding DUF4097 family beta strand repeat protein: MISRSTLIAALVVIELVIVAAAGRAVSGHSSHWNFGGAFADQPPVVTRIDQTFETGAAPHVVLDVDNATVTVEAAAGTSVHVAGVMRYTHWRSGVKPALTALRTADGVRVAAESGLTYTRSLEREVRITVPPGAQVEVLSAASVVASGLRGKLIARLGDGPVKVDNHRGDLDVTTSSGDVDLVDVQASALALRSDDGDFRLTSAGGDQIDAHTASGKITAVDLRAVDGALRTDDGHIDVGFASQSDAAVNLHTSDGRITGVGAAKPDTDGPDSRSLRLGSARGHFTVATGSGSISVTQGASV; this comes from the coding sequence ATGATTTCCCGCTCGACCCTCATCGCGGCCTTGGTCGTCATCGAGCTCGTCATCGTCGCCGCCGCCGGGCGCGCGGTCAGCGGCCACTCGTCGCACTGGAACTTCGGCGGAGCGTTCGCGGACCAGCCGCCCGTGGTGACGCGGATCGACCAGACCTTCGAAACCGGCGCTGCGCCGCACGTCGTCCTCGACGTCGACAACGCAACCGTCACGGTGGAAGCGGCGGCGGGGACGAGCGTCCACGTCGCCGGCGTCATGCGCTACACCCATTGGCGCTCCGGGGTGAAACCGGCCCTCACGGCGCTCCGCACGGCGGACGGCGTGCGGGTAGCCGCCGAGTCCGGGCTGACGTACACCCGGTCGCTGGAACGCGAGGTGCGCATCACCGTGCCGCCCGGCGCGCAGGTCGAGGTCCTCAGCGCCGCGTCGGTCGTCGCGAGCGGGTTGCGCGGAAAGCTCATCGCCCGGCTCGGCGACGGTCCGGTGAAGGTCGACAACCACCGCGGCGACCTCGACGTGACGACCTCCTCGGGCGACGTCGACCTGGTCGACGTGCAGGCGTCGGCGCTTGCGCTTCGCTCCGACGATGGGGACTTCAGGCTGACCTCCGCGGGCGGCGACCAGATCGACGCGCACACCGCGTCCGGGAAGATCACCGCGGTCGATCTGCGCGCGGTCGACGGAGCGCTGCGAACCGACGACGGCCACATCGACGTTGGGTTCGCCTCGCAGTCCGACGCCGCGGTGAATCTCCACACCTCCGACGGCCGTATCACCGGCGTCGGCGCCGCGAAGCCGGACACGGACGGCCCCGACAGCCGCTCGCTGCGGCTCGGATCGGCCCGCGGCCACTTCACCGTCGCCACCGGCAGCGGTTCGATCTCGGTCACCCAAGGAGCCAGCGTCTAA
- the pyrF gene encoding orotidine-5'-phosphate decarboxylase: MSERSMTKTSLAPRLVVALDVPSAAHAVRLVERLAPLGVLFKVGYEAFYGFGDALQEALAGHQAGYALDLKLHDIPRTVEAAVHAVVRPGVRLLTVHALGGAQMLEAAVRAAGERAAELSIPVPEIYAVTILTSIGEEDLGELGLLGGPGENATRLAALARDARCAGVVCSVREVAGLKAFFGQEFGTFCPGIRPSGTAHGDQKRAATPREAREAGADYAVVGRPIVEDADPLEAARAILAELQG, encoded by the coding sequence ATGTCTGAGCGAAGCATGACGAAAACGTCGCTGGCGCCGAGGCTTGTCGTCGCGCTCGACGTTCCGAGCGCCGCGCACGCCGTCCGGCTGGTCGAGCGGCTCGCCCCGCTGGGCGTTCTCTTCAAGGTCGGCTACGAGGCCTTTTACGGCTTCGGCGACGCGCTTCAGGAGGCGCTCGCCGGCCATCAAGCCGGATACGCGCTCGACCTGAAGCTGCACGACATCCCCCGCACGGTGGAGGCCGCGGTTCACGCCGTGGTCCGGCCGGGGGTCCGGCTGCTGACCGTCCACGCGCTCGGCGGCGCGCAGATGCTCGAGGCCGCCGTCCGGGCGGCGGGCGAGCGCGCGGCCGAGCTCTCCATCCCCGTCCCCGAGATCTACGCGGTCACCATCCTGACCAGCATCGGCGAAGAGGATCTGGGCGAGCTGGGGCTCCTCGGCGGCCCGGGAGAGAACGCGACCCGGCTGGCCGCGCTGGCGCGCGACGCGCGCTGCGCGGGCGTGGTCTGCAGCGTGCGCGAGGTGGCGGGACTCAAGGCGTTCTTCGGCCAGGAGTTCGGCACGTTCTGCCCCGGGATTCGCCCGAGCGGGACCGCGCACGGCGACCAGAAGCGCGCGGCGACGCCGCGCGAGGCGCGCGAAGCCGGCGCCGACTACGCCGTGGTCGGCCGCCCGATCGTGGAGGACGCCGATCCGCTCGAAGCGGCGCGCGCGATCCTGGCGGAGCTGCAGGGGTGA
- a CDS encoding orotate phosphoribosyltransferase — translation MLRELKARGAILAGHFRLSSGRHSNRFVQKFRILEDPELVELVARALAGEARALNPTVVLSAAVGGIVLGYETARQLGTLGIFVEKEHGVPALRRGFALGPGDRAFVVEDVVTTGGSVREVLEVVRAHGATVAGVGIVVRRAPANFGVPTCALLDLPIESFEPERCPQCAAAEPIAEPGSRFLNTK, via the coding sequence CTGCTGCGCGAGCTGAAAGCGCGCGGCGCGATCCTCGCGGGGCATTTCCGGCTCTCGTCGGGCCGCCACTCGAACCGCTTCGTGCAGAAGTTCCGCATCCTCGAAGATCCCGAGCTCGTCGAGCTCGTCGCGCGCGCGCTCGCGGGCGAAGCGCGCGCCCTGAACCCGACGGTCGTCTTGAGCGCGGCGGTCGGCGGGATCGTGCTCGGCTACGAGACGGCGCGCCAGCTCGGCACCTTGGGAATCTTCGTCGAGAAGGAGCACGGCGTCCCCGCGCTGCGCCGCGGCTTCGCGCTCGGCCCGGGTGACCGCGCCTTCGTCGTCGAGGACGTCGTCACGACCGGCGGCTCCGTGCGCGAGGTGCTCGAGGTGGTGCGCGCGCACGGCGCGACCGTTGCCGGCGTCGGAATCGTCGTGCGCCGCGCGCCGGCCAACTTCGGCGTCCCCACCTGCGCCCTGCTCGACCTTCCGATCGAGTCCTTCGAGCCCGAGCGCTGCCCGCAGTGCGCTGCCGCAGAACCGATCGCCGAACCGGGTTCCCGGTTTTTGAACACGAAGTAG